A region of Sugiyamaella lignohabitans strain CBS 10342 chromosome A, complete sequence DNA encodes the following proteins:
- the KEL2 gene encoding Kel2p (Protein that negatively regulates mitotic exit; functions in a complex with Kel1p, interacts with Tem1p and Lte1p; localizes to regions of polarized growth; potential Cdc28p substrate; KEL2 has a paralog, KEL1, that arose from the whole genome duplication; GO_component: GO:0005935 - cellular bud neck [Evidence IDA] [PMID 9786949]; GO_component: GO:0005934 - cellular bud tip [Evidence IDA] [PMID 9786949]; GO_component: GO:0043332 - mating projection tip [Evidence IDA] [PMID 19053807]; GO_component: GO:0043332 - mating projection tip [Evidence IDA] [PMID 9786949]; GO_function: GO:0003674 - molecular_function [Evidence ND]; GO_process: GO:0000747 - conjugation with cellular fusion [Evidence IGI] [PMID 9786949]; GO_process: GO:0001100 - negative regulation of exit from mitosis [Evidence IMP,IPI] [PMID 12234925]) encodes MSQDVQLAQQVPPPPPPSPPIAINCLPSSRPPSTKSFHSLASSANSVTSRAHVQLASLSVKDRPLDQILTKPYGDVKPDDESSLSIQVDSTSLKDTTRNLDRLSIQQPWVPSPIESNVSVISGNGSIGSGSPSVSGSLNGESVPAIVAANEKLTVSPTPFSGSVITSSAVMFPPSIQSYYTSAASRDRVSNLKGRTGSMSSSSDSDRSRIATDIHRSNSNASSNAATSNNNNNNNNYNPNGGSGINFSSNVGTVNHRNSQFSLSHASPQSQSQSQSQLQSQSQLQLPSQSQLSIPGQSVLSPTLSATNVPGQIEEEASNSSIISNVKPANVSVSGASLSASASVLNGNGNGANAASFFFDVAAPPLAFYLHTPRLFGSDPPYISGHSCTLVNNKLFIFGGRTPSGHSNKLYVFNCITNLLSCPPIYGQVPPPSRDFSATLADDYHIYYFGGQDETRFYNSLYVLDVRSFRFTKLSPEGAKLPEPRAGHSCTLRKSSKHFDDVGTIGSTASMNSFKKPIVTSTLYIFGGASSSDESFNDLWKLTISQGDPYNVSFSEVERKENWPSPRVNHTAHTYKDSMLVYGGNDPTNRVFKTLWLFDFASEKWNTLADSSRPRTLHMSDLVDGQLIVVGGHDGEKCIVFVDIYNLKTGSWHSRLCNGMQSSGQCFHKGSYYDSRMFIVGGLDPVNIVSGLRVIEMPNIKL; translated from the coding sequence ATGTCGCAGGATGTTCAGCTTGCTCAACAGGTgcctcctccaccacctccttctcctcctaTAGCGATTAATTGTCTTCCCAGCTCACGACCGCCTTCAACTAAAAGCTTTCATTCTCTGGCATCATCTGCGAATTCAGTAACTTCGCGAGCTCACGTTCAATTGGCTTCTTTGTCAGTCAAAGATCGGCCTCTGGATCAGATTTTGACAAAACCTTATGGCGACGTAAAACCCGATGATGAAAGTTCTCTAAGCATTCAAGTCGACTCAACCTCTCTAAAGGATACAACCCGAAACCTCGATCGATTAAGTATTCAACAACCTTGGGTTCCTTCTCCTATCGAGTCAAATGTCAGTGTTATTAGTGGTAATGGTTCGATCGGATCTGGTTCGCCATCGGTCTCTGGTTCTTTAAATGGTGAATCTGTACCTGCTATTGTGGCTGCTAATGAAAAACTCACTGTTTCACCAACCCCGTTTTCGGGTTCCGTAATTACTTCGTCCGCGGTGATGTTCCCTCCTTCCATTCAGTCATATTACACGTCTGCAGCATCTCGCGATCGTGTATCTAATCTCAAGGGCAGGACTGGGTCCatgtcttcttcatctgataGTGATAGATCGAGAATAGCGACTGATATTCACCGCTCCAATTCCAATGCTAGCAGTAATGCCGCTACTTctaataacaacaacaataataataactaCAACCCGAACGGGGGTTCGGGTATTAATTTCAGTTCCAATGTAGGCACTGTGAATCATCGAAACTCACAGTTTTCACTCTCACATGCCTCACCTCAGTCACAATCGCAGTCGCAATCGCAATTACAATCTCAATCCCAGTTACAATTACCATCCCAGTCACAGCTGTCGATTCCTGGGCAATCCGTATTGTCCCCTACGCTTTCTGCTACGAACGTCCCCGGTCAAatcgaagaagaggcaTCAAATTCATCTATTATCAGCAATGTCAAGCCTGCGAATGTGTCTGTATCGGGAGCTTCGCTGTCAGCATCTGCCTCTGTGTTGaatggcaatggcaatggtgccaatgctgcttcGTTCTTCTTCGACGTGGCTGCTCCACCATTGGCTTTTTATCTACACACTCCACGTCTATTTGGCAGTGATCCCCCATACATCTCTGGTCACAGCTGTACGCTTGTTAATAAcaagttatttattttcggAGGACGAACACCTAGCGGTCATTCTAATAAGCTGTATGTTTTCAACTGCATTACCAATCTACTGTCTTGCCCTCCTATCTATGGTCAGGTGCCGCCCCCTTCACGAGACTTTTCTGCTACTTTGGCTGATGACTaccatatttattattttggcGGCCAAGACGAAACGAGGTTTTACAACTCGTTATATGTACTGGATGTGAGGTCGTTCCGATTCACCAAGTTGTCTCCGGAAGGTGCCAAGTTACCTGAACCTAGGGCTGGCCACTCGTGTACACTACGAAAATCAAGCAAGCATTTCGATGATGTTGGAACAATTGGATCAACTGCTTCTATGAACAGCTTCAAGAAGCCTATTGTTACATCTACCCTGTACATTTTTGGTGGGGCATCTAGTTCTGATGAGAGTTTCAACGATCTTTGGAAATTGACGATATCTCAAGGTGATCCGTATAACGTTAGCTTCAGCGAGGTGGAGCGCAAAGAGAATTGGCCGTCTCCTAGAGTGAACCATACTGCGCATACGTATAAAGATTCGATGCTCGTTTATGGAGGAAATGACCCGACGAATCGGGTTTTCAAAACGCTGTGGCTGTTTGATTTTGCGAGTGAGAAATGGAACACCCTGGCTGATAGCTCGCGACCGCGAACTCTTCATATGTCAGACCTGGTGGATGGTCAACTAATAGTGGTTGGTGGCCACGATGGAGAAAAGTGTATTGTGTTCGTGGATATCTACAACCTTAAGACCGGAAGTTGGCACTCACGTTTATGCAATGGAATGCAGTCATCTGGCCAGTGCTTCCACAAGGGTAGTTATTATGACTCGCGGATGTTTATTGTTGGCGGTCTTGACCCTGTTAATATTGTATCTGGGCTGCGAGTTATTGAAATGCCCAATATCAAGCTATAA